The following coding sequences are from one Paenibacillus tundrae window:
- a CDS encoding ABC-F family ATP-binding cassette domain-containing protein, protein MSILNVEKLSHGFGDRAIFNDVSFRLLKGEHIGLIGANGEGKSTFMNIITGKLQPDEGKVEWSKRMRVGYLDQHAVLSKGQSIRDVLRSAFQYLFDMEQEMNDMYGKMGDVTPEELEQLLEDVGTIQDTLTNQDFYMIDAKVDETARGLGLTDIGLDKDVNDLSGGQRTKVLLAKLLLEKPDILLLDEPTNYLDEQHIEWLKRYLQEYENAFILISHDIPFLNSVINLIYHMENQDLTRYVGDYDHFQEVYEMKKQQLESAYKRQQQEIADLKDFVARNKASVATRNMAMSRQKKLDKMDVIELAKEKPKPQFNFRDARTSGKLIFETKGLVIGYNEPLSRPLDLRMERGQKIALVGANGIGKTTLMRSILGEIQALEGTVQRGEHLEIGYFQQEMKDANYNTCIEEIWQEFPSYTQFEVRAALAKCGLTTKHIESKVAVLSGGEKAKVRLCKLINNETNLLVLDEPTNHLDVDAKEELKRALKAYKGSILLISHEPEFYRDVVTETWNCESWTTKVF, encoded by the coding sequence ATGAGTATATTAAATGTGGAAAAATTAAGTCACGGTTTTGGTGACCGTGCTATCTTTAATGACGTTTCTTTCCGCCTCCTGAAAGGCGAACACATTGGATTGATCGGAGCCAATGGTGAAGGTAAATCAACCTTCATGAACATTATCACAGGCAAACTCCAGCCAGACGAGGGCAAGGTGGAATGGTCCAAACGGATGCGTGTAGGTTATTTGGATCAACATGCCGTATTAAGCAAAGGACAATCCATCCGCGATGTACTTCGTAGTGCGTTCCAGTATCTGTTTGATATGGAGCAAGAAATGAATGACATGTATGGCAAAATGGGAGATGTGACTCCAGAAGAACTTGAGCAACTGCTTGAGGATGTAGGCACAATCCAAGACACGTTGACGAATCAGGATTTCTATATGATCGATGCTAAAGTGGACGAGACAGCGCGCGGTCTTGGTCTTACAGACATTGGCTTGGATAAAGACGTTAACGATCTAAGTGGTGGACAGCGTACAAAGGTATTGCTTGCTAAACTGTTGCTTGAGAAACCAGACATTTTGCTCTTGGATGAGCCGACGAACTATTTGGATGAGCAACACATCGAATGGCTGAAACGTTACTTGCAGGAATATGAGAATGCCTTCATTCTGATCTCGCACGATATTCCATTCCTGAATAGTGTAATTAACTTGATCTATCATATGGAAAATCAAGATCTGACTCGTTATGTCGGAGACTATGACCATTTCCAAGAAGTCTATGAGATGAAGAAGCAACAATTGGAGTCTGCTTATAAGCGCCAACAACAGGAAATTGCTGACCTCAAAGACTTTGTTGCTCGCAACAAGGCAAGTGTGGCAACGCGGAATATGGCGATGTCCAGACAGAAGAAGCTTGATAAAATGGACGTAATTGAGCTGGCGAAGGAAAAACCGAAGCCACAGTTTAACTTTCGTGATGCAAGAACTTCCGGCAAGCTTATTTTCGAGACGAAAGGGCTTGTGATTGGTTATAATGAACCCTTATCCAGACCGCTTGATTTGCGTATGGAACGTGGTCAGAAGATTGCACTTGTCGGCGCAAACGGAATCGGTAAAACGACGCTGATGCGCAGCATTCTGGGAGAGATTCAAGCTCTCGAAGGTACTGTCCAACGTGGAGAACATCTGGAGATTGGATACTTCCAACAAGAAATGAAGGACGCAAACTACAATACCTGCATTGAAGAGATCTGGCAGGAGTTCCCTTCATATACGCAGTTTGAAGTACGTGCTGCTCTAGCGAAATGCGGATTAACTACGAAGCATATCGAGAGTAAAGTTGCCGTACTTAGTGGTGGGGAAAAGGCTAAAGTTCGCTTGTGCAAGCTGATTAACAATGAAACCAATCTACTTGTACTCGATGAGCCGACGAACCATCTGGACGTTGATGCGAAGGAAGAACTGAAACGTGCACTCAAAGCATACAAAGGCAGTATTTTGCTAATCTCTCACGAACCTGAATTTTACCGTGACGTTGTTACCGAAACGTGGAACTGCGAATCATGGACTACAAAGGTATTCTAG